A part of Cannabis sativa cultivar Pink pepper isolate KNU-18-1 chromosome 6, ASM2916894v1, whole genome shotgun sequence genomic DNA contains:
- the LOC115694721 gene encoding uncharacterized protein LOC115694721: MRPLDETETTAVFEKIFKFTGNNLKNIVENPSHEGPDSEPGRYCFRLNKSKVYYVSESLVKRATNVARVNLISLGTCIGKFTHGGNFHLTVQSLSVLASNAKHKVWLKPTSEMAFLYGNHVLKGGLGRITENILPGDGVVVFSMSDVPLGFGIAAKSTQDCRKMDPNGIVVLHQADIGEYLRMEDDL; encoded by the coding sequence ATGAGACCACTCGATGAAACAGAGACAACAGCAGTATTCGAGAAGATCTTCAAGTTCACAGGAAATAACCTCAAGAATATTGTAGAGAATCCTTCTCATGAAGGTCCAGACTCCGAACCTGGACGCTATTGCTTCCGCCTTAACAAGAGCAAAGTCTACTACGTCAGTGAGTCCCTTGTCAAGCGTGCCACAAATGTTGCTCGCGTTAACCTTATATCTCTAGGAACCTGCATTGGTAAGTTCACACATGGAGGTAATTTCCACCTCACTGTCCAGAGTCTGAGTGTTTTGGCCTCGAATGCCAAGCACAAAGTCTGGCTTAAACCCACCTCTGAGATGGCATTTCTGTACGGAAACCATGTTTTGAAAGGTGGTTTAGGGAGGATTACAGAGAATATTTTGCCCGGTGATGGAGTCGTGGTGTTCTCCATGTCTGATGTACCCTTGGGGTTTGGAATTGCAGCCAAGTCCACCCAGGATTGTAGGAAGATGGACCCTAATGGAATTGTTGTGTTGCACCAAGCAGATATTGGGGAATATTTGAGGATGGAAGATGATCTCTGA